A section of the Mastomys coucha isolate ucsf_1 unplaced genomic scaffold, UCSF_Mcou_1 pScaffold15, whole genome shotgun sequence genome encodes:
- the LOC116092306 gene encoding olfactory receptor 4F15: protein MLIVTSEAMYGMNRSVVSEFVFLGITNIWEVQFLLFFFTLLFYFASMTGNLIIVLTVTLDPHLNSPLYFLLANLSVIDMIFCSITAPKMICDIFKKHKTISFWGCITQIFFSHAVGGTEMVLLIAMAFDRYIAICKPLHYLIIMSPRVCLFFLATSWVIGLIHSVVQLVFVVDLPFCGPNTLDSFYCDLPRLLRLACTNTQELELMVTVNSGLISVGSFFLLVISYIFILFTVWNHSSAGLSKALSTLSAHITVVILFFGPLMFFYTWPSPTSHLDKYLAIFDAFITPFLNPVIYTFRNKDMKMAMGRLWSYLRHYRKMS from the coding sequence ATGCTGATTGTGACATCGGAAGCAATGTATGGAATGAATCGCTCTGTAGTATCAGAGTTTGTGTTCCTTGGGATCACTAATATATGGGAGgttcagtttttactttttttcttcacCTTGCTCTTCTACTTTGCAAGTATGACTGGCAACCTCATCATTGTGCTCACTGTAACCTTGGATCCTCATCTGAATTCTCCCCTTTATTTCCTCTTAGCTAATCTCTCAGTCATTGATATGATATTCTGTTCAATTACAGCTCCTAAGATGATCTGTGACATTTTCAAGAAACATAAAACCATCTCCTTCTGGGGATGTATAACTCAGATCTTCTTCAGTCATGCAGTGGGGGGCACTGAGATGGTGTTGCTCATAGCCATGGCTTTTGACAGATATATAGCCATATGCAAGCCTCTGCACTACCTGATCATCATGAGCCCACGAGTGTGTCTGTTCTTTTTAGCCACTTCCTGGGTCATTGGTCTTATTCATTCAGTGGTACAATTAGTGTTTGTTGTAGACTTGCCTTTCTGTGGTCCTAATACATTGGACAGTTTTTACTGTGACCTGCCCCGACTCCTCAGACTTGCCTGCACAAATACTCAAGAGCTTGAGCTCATGGTCACTGTTAACAGTGGGCTCATTTCTGTGGGCTCCTTTTTTCTACTGGTCATTTCCTATATTTTCATTCTATTCACTGTTTGGAACCATTCTTCTGCTGGATTATCTAAGGCCCTTTCCACTCTTTCAGCCCACATCACGGTGGTCATCTTGTTCTTTGGGCCACTGATGTTTTTCTATACATGGCCTTCACCAACATCACACCTTGATAAATATCTTGCTATCTTTGATGCATTTATCACTCCCTTTTTGAATCCAGTCATCTATACATTCAGgaacaaagacatgaaaatggcAATGGGGAGACTTTGGAGCTATCTCAGGCATTACAGAAAAATGTCGTAA
- the LOC116092305 gene encoding olfactory receptor 4F3/4F16/4F29-like codes for MEGVNQSMVSEFVFLGLTNSWDIQLFLFVFSSIFYVASITGNSLIVFTVASDPHLHSPMYFLLANLSFIDLGVSSVISPKMIYDLFRKHKVISFRGCVSQIFFIHFIGGVEMVLLIAMAIDRYVAICKPLHYLIIMSPRMCILFSAASWVVGFMHSLVQLAFVVNLPFCGPNVLDSFYCDFPRFIKLACIDTYRLKLLVSVNSGFMSVGSFFILIISYIVIIFTVQKHSSSGSSKALSILSAHVMVVILFFGPVMFIYTWPSSFTHLDKFLSIFDAIVTPFLNPVIYTFRNQEMKMAMIRVLSQIMGYRKIIKHLHSDPS; via the coding sequence ATGGAAGGCGTGAATCAGTCTATGGTGTCAGAGTTTGTATTCCTTGGACTCACCAACTCTTGGGACATCCAACTATTCCTTTTTGTGTTCTCCTCCATATTTTATGTAGCAAGCATTACAGGAAACTCTCTGATTGTCTTCACTGTGGCATCTGACCCTCATTTACACTCTCCAATGTACTTTCTTTTGGCTAACCTCTCTTTCATTGACTTAGGTGTATCTTCTGTTATTTCCCCCAAGATGATTTATGATCTCTTTAGAAAGCATAAAGTCATCTCTTTTAGAGGTTGTGTCTCTCAAATCTTCTTCATTCACTTCATTGGTGGTGTGGAGATGGTTTTACTCATAGCCATGGCCATTGACAGATATGTGGCCATATGTAAACCTCTCCATTACCTGATTATTATGAGCCCAAGGATGTGCATCTTGTTTTCAGCAGCCTCCTGGGTGGTTGGCTTTATGCATTCTCTGGTTCAACTGGCTTTTGTAGTAAACTTGCCATTCTGTGGACCAAATGTGTTGGACAGCTTCTACTGTGACTTTCCCCGGTTCATCAAACTTGCCTGTATAGACACATACAGACTGAAATTACTGGTCTCAGTCAACAGTGGATTCATGTCTGTTGGGTCTTTCTTTATATTGATCATTTCCTATATTGTCATTATATTTACTGTTCAGAAACACTCTTCAAGTGGTTCCTCCAAGGCTCTGTCTATACTTTCAGCTCATGTTATGGTGGTCATCTTATTCTTTGGTCCTGTGATGTTCATCTATACATGGCCTTCTTCTTTCACACACTTGGATAAATTTTTGTCTATATTTGATGCAATTGTCACTCCCTTTCTGAACCCAGTGATCTATACATTCAGGAATCAAGAAATGAAAATGGCAATGATAAGAGTACTTAGCCAGATAATGGGTTACAGAAAAATTATTAAACACTTGCACTCTGATCCATCTTAA